The Rhodococcus triatomae genome includes a window with the following:
- the cas7g gene encoding type I-G CRISPR-associated RAMP protein Csb1/Cas7g → MPQLDYQTLLAACRPGGSSALTSVTDLKPAGGDHAAVAPARFVLGDNSVYAYGVRYIDGEAQQTVDIDGKSSQGNRFEKPLADAIADGHPLLSRVPHVAVTYRDGTEVYTDLQLPHRLWDGHIRAGTIDGAPATDDPRYRAARDSSPADAKALLETSPTSLVFGSWDSTRKSHQARYRSVLVGEIIGVLADQGKEARTPNPRGGARVDPVAMSVRLTGKELQGIVDAQASELSPKLIERVGKTIKSAGTKAQSASALGLGAIPPSLDPLGSVACKRIIRTHVLSFSALRQLRFGAGPDGDAAARALLAAYALAGLARSDSELSLRANCDLVESGNPTVTLDARYGKTVEFDPITIETADALLEKALAEAEKKADVTWDGLVLTVTGNPAIRAGAVADADE, encoded by the coding sequence ATGCCCCAGCTCGACTACCAGACCCTGCTCGCCGCCTGCCGCCCCGGCGGATCGAGTGCCTTGACCTCGGTCACCGACCTGAAGCCCGCGGGTGGCGACCACGCTGCCGTGGCGCCCGCCCGGTTCGTCCTGGGCGACAACTCCGTGTACGCGTACGGCGTCCGCTACATCGACGGGGAGGCGCAGCAGACCGTTGACATCGACGGTAAGTCTTCGCAGGGTAATCGCTTCGAAAAGCCCCTCGCCGATGCGATTGCCGACGGCCACCCGCTGCTGTCCCGGGTGCCGCACGTGGCCGTCACCTACCGGGACGGCACCGAGGTCTACACCGACTTGCAGTTGCCACACCGTCTGTGGGACGGGCACATTCGCGCCGGAACGATCGACGGAGCTCCCGCCACCGACGATCCGCGCTATCGTGCAGCTCGCGATTCGTCCCCGGCCGACGCGAAGGCACTGCTCGAGACGAGCCCCACCAGCCTCGTCTTCGGGTCCTGGGACTCGACCCGCAAGTCGCATCAGGCGCGCTACCGGAGCGTGCTCGTCGGTGAGATCATCGGCGTCCTCGCCGACCAGGGCAAGGAGGCGCGCACTCCCAACCCACGCGGTGGCGCCCGCGTCGACCCGGTGGCAATGAGCGTGCGGCTCACCGGCAAGGAACTTCAGGGCATCGTGGACGCGCAGGCATCGGAGTTGAGCCCCAAGCTGATCGAGAGGGTCGGCAAGACCATCAAGAGCGCAGGCACCAAGGCACAATCGGCGTCCGCACTGGGGCTCGGAGCGATCCCACCGAGCCTGGACCCACTCGGCTCGGTGGCGTGCAAGCGGATCATCCGCACCCACGTCCTCAGCTTCAGTGCCCTGCGCCAGTTGCGTTTCGGAGCCGGCCCCGACGGCGACGCCGCCGCGCGTGCCCTGCTCGCCGCGTACGCCCTCGCCGGCCTGGCCCGCTCGGATTCCGAGCTGAGCCTGCGCGCCAACTGCGATCTGGTCGAGTCCGGCAATCCCACCGTGACGCTCGATGCCCGCTACGGCAAGACCGTCGAGTTCGATCCGATCACCATCGAGACCGCCGACGCACTACTCGAGAAAGCGCTTGCCGAGGCGGAGAAGAAGGCCGACGTCACCTGGGACGGACTGGTGTTGACCGTCACCGGCAACCCGGCGATCCGGGCGGGCGCCGTCGCGGATGCGGACGAATGA
- a CDS encoding PASTA domain-containing protein, with the protein MNLIVPYLRVVAGFFAGICTWLVFTTLAEGDFGAALIQLLFAAGLWYLAVGKLLRDRHARVKAEKEAIAARADAGHAAFLAGDTAGYMAPPPEVPEKRPMRKGLVAASVVAGVFVLVGIIGDVTGREESETEPSATSTTAPATVAAAPEPNPQASGPAQQGRAPATSSEPSLTSAVAPIPALMPDVMCMDLQEAQNLIQETGAFYSRSEDATGRGRSQIIDSNWVVVGQDPQPGAPIGEGDAMLSVVKDGERGDCS; encoded by the coding sequence ATGAATCTGATCGTTCCCTACCTCCGGGTGGTCGCCGGGTTCTTTGCCGGGATCTGCACGTGGCTCGTCTTCACGACCCTCGCCGAGGGCGATTTCGGTGCAGCGCTCATTCAGCTGCTGTTCGCTGCGGGGCTGTGGTACCTGGCCGTCGGCAAGCTCCTTCGGGACCGGCATGCCCGGGTCAAGGCGGAGAAGGAAGCGATCGCGGCCCGCGCCGATGCGGGACACGCAGCCTTCCTCGCTGGTGACACAGCCGGGTACATGGCGCCACCACCGGAGGTTCCCGAGAAACGGCCGATGCGGAAGGGGTTGGTGGCAGCGAGTGTCGTCGCGGGCGTGTTCGTCCTGGTGGGCATCATCGGGGACGTGACCGGACGGGAGGAGTCAGAGACCGAGCCGAGCGCGACGTCCACCACTGCGCCCGCGACGGTGGCAGCTGCACCGGAGCCGAATCCGCAGGCCTCGGGACCGGCGCAGCAGGGGAGAGCACCGGCGACCAGCAGTGAGCCGTCGCTGACATCCGCGGTGGCACCGATCCCGGCGCTGATGCCCGACGTGATGTGCATGGATTTGCAGGAGGCGCAGAACCTGATCCAGGAAACCGGCGCGTTCTACTCCCGCAGCGAAGATGCGACCGGCCGCGGTCGATCTCAGATCATCGACTCCAACTGGGTGGTCGTCGGCCAGGATCCCCAGCCGGGAGCGCCCATCGGAGAAGGGGACGCGATGTTGTCGGTGGTCAAGGACGGGGAGAGGGGGGACTGCTCGTGA
- the cas2 gene encoding CRISPR-associated endonuclease Cas2 yields the protein MRRDDTRRTLIAYDIPDDKRRVRLAKLLSRYGDRVQYSVFVVDISPARLVRLEREMDSVIVRSEDSVLVCDLGLTATVEDGRFSYLGRSRPITDNSSIII from the coding sequence ATGAGGCGGGACGACACGCGGCGCACGCTGATCGCGTACGACATCCCGGACGACAAGCGCCGGGTGCGACTTGCCAAGCTCCTGTCCAGGTACGGCGATCGCGTGCAGTACAGCGTGTTCGTCGTGGACATCTCGCCGGCTCGGTTGGTTCGTCTCGAACGGGAGATGGATTCGGTCATCGTGCGTTCGGAGGACTCGGTGCTCGTGTGTGATCTCGGCTTGACCGCAACCGTCGAGGACGGCCGATTCAGCTACCTCGGAAGGTCGCGACCGATCACCGACAATTCGTCGATCATCATCTGA
- the cas3g gene encoding type I-G CRISPR-associated helicase/endonuclease Cas3g, protein MTGPEGIVKPADFAEFFAAVSGHQPFAWQIRLVDTVLSDGRWPDRIVAPTGAGKSSVVDVHVFLNALYGAGTGPRVPRRLAVVVNRRALVDSHADRAEYLGKLLSETEDDSVLGAVRSALGSLRVVAHEGTPTAAEILPLTQLRGGLPTDRSWVDDPSACAVLCATPDMWGSSLLFRGYGSSRYARPRDAGMLAYDSVMVLDEAHLNRQLLVTARRIADLERDAPQRIGVPVLQVVETTATPGDPGSGVREVGVLAGDIAPGGDGSGEVLRRRLTTPKPIRYLPTTYPKTTGPYWDVLVEQVLAQHERFGTASGSGRSVACVVNTVKGAVEMSTRLKKRGLRVVTLVGRMRRYDVARLRDEHGGLFSLDGDSDVDVLVATQTVEVGVDADLASLVTELAPGAALAQRAGRVNRIGRSADTEVVVVSTHIDAMKDWHGPYRRDDLEAAKKWVDRLAATADGIAPWAVASDPPPPEAPRRTLYQRPELWDAWSWARTTEEGAARADLTLWLRDSLERDRSSSGIVVRSLPRDDGGALALLRAAPPVADEVFPCQRWEAEHRLAVVWDADKGYDDDLRRRAFVYRDGEVDVLDNDAAVEDGDIVILDDIHPVAYEGVAVDEPVAKAKDVYSECTGAEVIVWRGDEDPRKWDKDQRDLVDAAEADDPRDVLVLRVPEPRREEVRRTALVGPLAPDTVVVQALSWVVIPRGAAAIAADEEARQEWTASRAPVLLDDHNAAVADRGRALATVLGVAEDVAEALASAGLHHDAGKVDVRFQKLLGAKAEVLAKSERRTAQWLASGKGASGLPVGWRHEQLSVVLAAPAVGDSPLADLVLRLVGTSHGRGRSGFPHTAEELIGAGGLPAHAVELFDVGTWDRILDDTHRRWGVWGSAYLEALLRAADGQVSKEGR, encoded by the coding sequence ATGACCGGGCCCGAGGGGATCGTGAAGCCCGCCGATTTCGCGGAGTTCTTCGCCGCGGTCAGCGGGCACCAGCCGTTTGCGTGGCAGATTCGTCTGGTCGACACCGTCCTCTCCGACGGCCGGTGGCCGGACCGGATCGTCGCGCCCACCGGCGCGGGCAAATCCAGCGTCGTCGACGTGCACGTGTTCCTCAACGCGCTGTACGGCGCCGGGACCGGTCCGCGGGTGCCGCGGCGGTTGGCCGTGGTGGTCAACCGCCGCGCTCTCGTCGACAGTCACGCCGACCGGGCCGAGTACCTGGGGAAGCTGCTCTCGGAGACCGAGGACGACAGCGTCCTGGGCGCGGTGCGCAGCGCGCTGGGCTCGCTGCGCGTCGTGGCCCACGAGGGGACGCCGACCGCCGCCGAGATCCTGCCTTTGACGCAGTTGCGGGGCGGCCTGCCGACCGATCGCTCCTGGGTGGACGACCCGAGCGCGTGTGCTGTCCTCTGTGCAACCCCGGACATGTGGGGGAGCAGTCTGCTGTTCCGCGGCTACGGCTCGTCCCGCTATGCGCGCCCCCGCGACGCCGGGATGCTGGCGTACGACTCGGTGATGGTGCTCGACGAGGCCCATCTCAACCGGCAGTTGCTCGTGACGGCGCGCCGGATCGCGGACCTCGAGCGCGACGCGCCGCAGCGTATCGGGGTGCCGGTGTTGCAGGTGGTCGAAACCACCGCCACGCCCGGCGATCCCGGGTCCGGTGTTCGGGAGGTCGGTGTGCTCGCAGGCGACATTGCTCCCGGTGGGGACGGATCGGGTGAGGTGCTCCGGCGACGGCTCACCACGCCCAAGCCGATTCGCTACCTGCCGACGACGTACCCGAAGACGACCGGGCCGTACTGGGACGTGCTGGTCGAACAGGTTCTCGCGCAACACGAGAGGTTCGGCACGGCAAGCGGATCCGGTCGCTCCGTGGCGTGTGTGGTCAACACCGTCAAGGGAGCGGTCGAGATGAGCACGCGTCTGAAGAAGCGGGGGCTGCGGGTGGTCACTCTCGTCGGCCGCATGCGCCGCTACGACGTCGCGCGGTTGCGCGACGAGCACGGCGGGCTGTTCTCGCTGGACGGCGATTCCGACGTCGACGTGCTGGTGGCCACCCAGACGGTCGAGGTCGGCGTCGACGCGGACCTCGCGTCCCTGGTCACCGAACTGGCGCCGGGTGCGGCGCTCGCACAGCGCGCGGGGCGGGTGAACCGGATCGGGAGATCGGCCGACACCGAGGTAGTGGTGGTGTCGACCCATATCGACGCCATGAAGGATTGGCACGGTCCCTACCGGCGTGACGACCTGGAAGCCGCGAAGAAGTGGGTCGACCGCCTGGCCGCGACAGCCGACGGTATCGCCCCGTGGGCTGTGGCGTCCGACCCACCGCCGCCCGAGGCGCCCCGCCGCACCCTGTATCAGCGTCCGGAGTTGTGGGATGCGTGGTCCTGGGCGCGCACCACGGAGGAGGGGGCCGCGCGTGCGGACCTTACGCTGTGGCTCCGTGATTCCCTCGAGCGCGACCGATCGAGTTCCGGGATCGTGGTGCGTTCGCTACCCAGGGATGACGGGGGCGCGCTCGCGCTGCTGCGGGCCGCGCCGCCTGTCGCCGACGAGGTGTTTCCGTGCCAGCGGTGGGAGGCCGAGCATCGGCTCGCGGTGGTGTGGGATGCGGACAAGGGCTATGACGACGATCTCCGTCGTCGTGCGTTCGTCTACCGCGATGGCGAGGTGGACGTCCTGGACAACGACGCAGCCGTCGAGGATGGCGACATCGTCATTCTCGACGACATCCATCCCGTGGCCTATGAGGGTGTCGCGGTGGACGAGCCGGTCGCGAAAGCCAAGGACGTCTACAGCGAGTGCACCGGCGCCGAGGTCATCGTGTGGCGCGGCGACGAGGACCCGAGGAAGTGGGACAAGGATCAGCGGGACCTCGTCGACGCCGCGGAAGCGGACGACCCCCGCGACGTTCTGGTACTCCGTGTTCCCGAGCCCCGGCGGGAGGAGGTGCGGCGCACTGCGCTGGTGGGCCCGCTGGCGCCGGACACCGTTGTCGTGCAGGCATTGTCCTGGGTGGTGATTCCTCGTGGTGCCGCCGCGATCGCAGCCGACGAGGAAGCCCGACAGGAATGGACGGCGTCGCGCGCGCCGGTGCTGTTGGACGACCACAATGCGGCGGTCGCGGATCGAGGTCGCGCACTGGCCACGGTTCTGGGGGTTGCTGAGGACGTCGCCGAGGCACTCGCCTCGGCCGGGTTGCACCACGACGCCGGCAAGGTCGACGTGCGATTCCAGAAGCTGCTCGGGGCGAAGGCGGAGGTGCTGGCCAAGAGTGAGCGGCGGACGGCCCAGTGGCTGGCCTCCGGGAAGGGTGCCAGCGGGCTGCCGGTGGGCTGGCGGCACGAGCAGCTGTCGGTGGTCCTCGCTGCCCCGGCAGTGGGCGATTCGCCGCTCGCGGATCTGGTGCTGCGGCTGGTCGGCACCAGCCACGGTCGTGGCCGGAGCGGCTTCCCGCACACGGCCGAGGAACTGATCGGTGCCGGCGGCCTCCCGGCCCACGCCGTGGAGTTGTTCGACGTCGGCACCTGGGACCGCATTCTCGATGACACTCACCGCCGATGGGGGGTCTGGGGTTCGGCATATCTCGAGGCCCTGCTGCGGGCCGCCGACGGCCAGGTATCGAAGGAGGGGCGATGA
- the csb2 gene encoding type I-G CRISPR-associated protein Csb2, which translates to MMWAIVARFLLGTYTGHRDDGAPDPFPDPARLHAALVHAACQGSTALADSGGSLRPSPESLAALRWFESNPPTGIHLPESVPINGERVIAYRHEGVVRKEGAAWTDKKTQRRVADGYAFNGEIAWVWEQEPPADVRDTLDALCADVSCLGEAASPVVLEVSSAAPEQTLRLRPEASRFAAGATAVRVAEPGRVDALLTGHQKANVKRPTTAQDRPASSELPAPHPVVTTGLASAQYFPADPAPAAGPWQEVILLPVDLDVDFRDRVLWCTALHRALVSRIGFGAPSLVTGVYEPGVPRPANRLALQYLHRSLLGHLNITSDAFALMIPAGAEQEDYAALTAALANFRYLRSPAGMVQFDGTVHSVLADEFWPAPAPRTVRMWTTNPVAVAETRPQRDAVPAWTLQDAALLSVGFVLRDRWQLEPGRGLAFYRSVVEQARERGVRVQQVRAVAKRDAERYVHKLHRNTPVLTYSATFDVGEAIPPRTLSAVGQSRHLGGGLLVPVDHPEDLANALREVQG; encoded by the coding sequence ATGATGTGGGCCATCGTCGCCCGGTTCCTGCTGGGCACCTACACCGGACACCGCGACGACGGGGCACCGGACCCGTTTCCCGACCCGGCCCGCCTGCACGCCGCGCTCGTCCACGCCGCCTGCCAGGGATCGACAGCTCTCGCCGATTCCGGCGGCAGCCTGCGCCCGTCACCCGAATCGCTCGCGGCGCTGCGCTGGTTCGAGAGCAACCCGCCCACCGGGATTCATCTTCCGGAGTCCGTGCCGATCAACGGCGAGCGGGTCATTGCCTACCGGCACGAGGGCGTCGTCCGGAAGGAAGGCGCGGCGTGGACGGACAAGAAGACGCAGCGTCGCGTCGCCGACGGCTACGCGTTCAACGGTGAGATCGCCTGGGTCTGGGAGCAGGAGCCGCCCGCCGACGTGCGTGACACCCTCGACGCTCTGTGCGCGGACGTCTCCTGCCTCGGTGAGGCCGCCAGCCCGGTGGTCCTCGAGGTCTCGTCCGCCGCGCCGGAACAGACGCTGCGATTGCGGCCGGAGGCATCGCGGTTCGCCGCCGGTGCCACCGCCGTTCGGGTCGCCGAGCCCGGCCGAGTCGACGCCCTTCTCACAGGTCATCAGAAGGCCAACGTCAAGCGCCCGACGACGGCACAGGACAGGCCCGCGAGTTCGGAGCTTCCGGCGCCCCATCCCGTGGTGACCACGGGTTTGGCGTCGGCTCAGTACTTTCCGGCCGATCCGGCTCCGGCCGCGGGGCCGTGGCAGGAGGTGATCCTGCTGCCGGTCGATCTCGACGTCGATTTCCGTGACCGCGTCCTCTGGTGCACCGCGCTGCACCGGGCGCTGGTCTCCCGGATCGGCTTCGGTGCGCCGTCCCTGGTCACCGGCGTGTACGAGCCGGGAGTACCGAGGCCCGCGAACCGGCTGGCGCTGCAGTACCTGCACCGCTCACTCCTCGGTCATCTGAACATCACCAGCGATGCGTTCGCGCTGATGATTCCGGCCGGGGCGGAGCAGGAGGACTACGCCGCGCTCACCGCCGCACTGGCGAACTTCCGCTACCTGCGATCGCCCGCCGGAATGGTGCAGTTCGACGGCACCGTGCACAGCGTCCTCGCCGACGAGTTCTGGCCGGCGCCCGCGCCGCGCACCGTCCGCATGTGGACGACGAACCCGGTGGCGGTAGCGGAGACCCGACCCCAGCGGGACGCGGTGCCGGCATGGACGCTGCAGGATGCGGCGTTGCTGTCGGTGGGTTTCGTGCTGCGCGACCGTTGGCAGCTCGAGCCCGGACGTGGATTGGCGTTCTACCGCAGCGTCGTCGAGCAGGCACGCGAGCGGGGAGTGCGCGTGCAGCAGGTTCGTGCGGTCGCCAAGCGGGACGCCGAGCGGTACGTCCACAAACTCCACCGAAACACGCCGGTCCTGACCTATTCGGCGACATTCGACGTCGGCGAGGCGATTCCCCCGCGGACGCTGTCGGCCGTGGGACAGTCGCGGCACCTCGGCGGCGGGCTCCTCGTGCCCGTCGACCATCCGGAGGACCTTGCGAACGCGCTGCGGGAGGTGCAGGGATGA
- a CDS encoding CRISPR-associated endonuclease Cas4/Cas1 codes for MSSGFSADPLPLSLVAHTVFCERRAWLEAVGERTDTAQMAVGVASHRRADDPGSSRDRSVRSLDIGHKRMNLVGRCDVVDVRGDGSLGIVEYKATPVRRRPEITEAMRIQLALQRLCLEDMGHDVAEQQVYFTGHNVHAEVELDDEAFDTARSFARRAREIVSASIAPLPLVDDARCSSCSHISVCLPDERAEGEVQRRIHVADPDAQTVHLTTQGSRASVSKGRMVVKARGEEIASLPLERVQGLVVHGNCDLSGALIRQMLWRDLTIVWCSSVGRVVGWSRPAASANGLPRVRQHVASAEGRLDIAREFVASKVANQATLLRRNADGGRETIARLRRSQREAGVVDSLGQLFGVEGDAAAAYFREFPLLLSPSRSGEFRRRWPGRAGRHAHDPLNVALNYAYGLLLGEVVRAVVACGLDPHAGFLHSSARNKPALALDLMEEFRAPLADSAVVTAINNGELVIDDFTDVLGSSRLTERGRKVLVAGFERRIQTKFTHPVFGYRVSWRRAIEVQARMVLGCVDGTQGRYVGIKTR; via the coding sequence ATGAGTAGCGGATTCTCGGCGGACCCGTTGCCGTTGAGCCTGGTGGCGCACACGGTGTTCTGTGAGCGCAGGGCCTGGCTCGAGGCGGTGGGCGAACGCACCGACACCGCGCAGATGGCGGTCGGTGTCGCGTCGCACCGCAGGGCGGATGATCCAGGGAGCAGCCGAGATCGGTCCGTTCGTTCTCTCGACATCGGGCACAAGCGGATGAACCTCGTGGGGCGGTGTGATGTCGTCGATGTGCGTGGCGACGGGAGCCTCGGGATCGTCGAGTACAAGGCCACGCCTGTACGTCGGCGCCCCGAGATCACCGAGGCGATGCGCATCCAATTGGCTCTGCAGCGGTTGTGTCTCGAGGATATGGGGCACGATGTAGCCGAGCAGCAGGTCTATTTCACCGGACACAATGTACATGCCGAGGTCGAACTCGACGATGAAGCATTCGATACGGCAAGGTCTTTCGCAAGGAGGGCACGCGAGATCGTGTCGGCGTCCATCGCTCCGCTTCCTCTGGTCGACGACGCGCGGTGCAGCAGTTGCTCGCACATCAGCGTGTGCCTGCCGGACGAGCGAGCCGAAGGGGAGGTTCAGCGGCGGATCCACGTCGCCGACCCCGACGCACAGACCGTCCATCTCACGACTCAGGGGAGTCGGGCATCGGTGTCCAAAGGGCGGATGGTGGTCAAGGCGCGAGGTGAGGAGATCGCTTCTCTTCCGCTCGAGCGAGTGCAGGGCCTGGTAGTACATGGCAACTGCGATCTCTCGGGTGCGTTGATTCGGCAGATGCTGTGGCGGGATCTCACCATCGTCTGGTGCTCGAGTGTGGGAAGGGTGGTCGGGTGGAGCCGACCGGCAGCATCGGCCAACGGGTTGCCCCGGGTGCGTCAGCATGTGGCGTCGGCTGAGGGACGGCTCGACATTGCGCGGGAGTTCGTTGCATCGAAGGTGGCTAATCAGGCGACACTTCTGCGGCGGAACGCCGATGGGGGACGGGAGACGATCGCGCGGCTGCGGCGGTCTCAGCGTGAAGCGGGTGTTGTCGATTCGCTCGGCCAGCTGTTCGGTGTGGAGGGAGATGCGGCCGCTGCATACTTCCGGGAGTTCCCGCTTCTGCTGTCGCCGTCGCGATCCGGAGAGTTCCGCAGACGGTGGCCGGGGCGAGCCGGTAGGCATGCCCACGATCCCTTGAATGTCGCGCTCAACTACGCGTATGGATTGCTGCTCGGTGAGGTGGTACGCGCGGTGGTGGCGTGTGGTCTCGACCCGCACGCGGGGTTTCTGCACAGCAGTGCGCGCAACAAGCCTGCACTCGCGCTCGATCTGATGGAGGAGTTTCGTGCGCCACTGGCCGATTCGGCGGTGGTGACGGCGATCAACAACGGCGAACTCGTCATCGACGACTTCACCGATGTCCTTGGATCGAGCAGGCTGACCGAACGCGGACGAAAGGTGCTCGTCGCCGGGTTCGAGCGGAGAATCCAGACGAAGTTCACCCACCCGGTGTTCGGCTATCGAGTGTCCTGGCGTCGAGCGATCGAGGTGCAGGCACGAATGGTGTTGGGGTGTGTGGACGGGACCCAGGGCCGGTACGTCGGGATCAAGACGCGATGA